In Bdellovibrio bacteriovorus, the following are encoded in one genomic region:
- a CDS encoding alpha/beta fold hydrolase, which yields MKYLVGASIVFLTSLVGCSTPVKKTVSTPKVQGGHADVNGIKMYYEIHGDKPGTPLVLLHGGGSSIDVTYSKVLPFFSAQRKVIALDEQGHGRSSDRPGPVVFETSADDVAARWIF from the coding sequence ATGAAATATCTTGTTGGGGCTTCGATAGTCTTTTTAACTTCTTTAGTGGGATGTTCAACGCCAGTAAAGAAAACGGTTTCCACACCAAAAGTTCAAGGTGGTCATGCGGATGTGAATGGCATCAAGATGTATTACGAAATTCATGGCGATAAGCCGGGGACACCCCTGGTACTTTTACATGGCGGAGGATCGAGCATCGACGTCACTTACAGCAAAGTGCTGCCTTTTTTTAGTGCCCAACGCAAAGTGATTGCCCTGGATGAACAGGGGCATGGCCGCAGCAGTGATCGTCCCGGACCGGTGGTTTTTGAAACCTCTGCCGATGATGTCGCCGCAAGATGGATTTTTTGA
- a CDS encoding alpha/beta fold hydrolase: MMSPQDGFFEYLNKTDFSQMPQPLKEAFLKINPDPAKLKIMHDKDLARIRGFKDIPDKSMRSIKAPTLFVSGDRDVSKIEHLVDLTKSVKGSRLLVIPGGHGDFLGELVMAHGESGMPQFTAGMINTFLDQSELLE; the protein is encoded by the coding sequence ATGATGTCGCCGCAAGATGGATTTTTTGAATATTTGAATAAGACCGATTTTTCACAGATGCCGCAGCCGTTAAAGGAGGCATTCTTAAAAATAAATCCAGATCCCGCCAAACTCAAAATCATGCATGATAAGGATTTAGCGCGCATTCGGGGATTTAAGGATATTCCGGATAAGTCCATGAGGTCAATTAAAGCGCCAACCTTGTTTGTCAGTGGCGATCGCGATGTTTCAAAAATAGAGCATCTTGTGGATCTTACCAAGTCTGTCAAGGGATCTCGTCTGTTGGTCATCCCGGGAGGTCATGGCGATTTCCTAGGTGAATTGGTTATGGCCCATGGTGAAAGCGGTATGCCTCAGTTTACTGCGGGCATGATCAATACGTTTTTAGACCAGAGTGAGCTTTTGGAATAA
- a CDS encoding FAD-dependent oxidoreductase — protein sequence MFHLQQNTRSYWQEIEPPVTLPLSADRHTDVCVVGGGIAGSLSAYILLKHGHQVVMIDKEPFGENETAHTSAHLSNVLDEGIDELIKLFGVEGAKKAVQSHADAISLIEKIIEEEGIDCDFRRIKGYLFEKQESQKTLNKEWAASQKIGFEGIRFLHRNPLFSDLGPAIEYPNQARIHALKFLRGLWTAIERMGGEIYTLTKAVGIGGGDKPFIKTAQGFFVYAKNIIVATHIPIHDRFVFPTKDAAYRSYVIGFEVQAGSFPDYLMWDTQDPYHYVRLIPGTSEDKDTVLVGGQDRRVGQDNNPEQRFSDLEIWARHALDMTVPVSMKWSGQIIEPVDGLAYIGRSPGQEHIYMCTGDSGHGLTHAAIAAMIFRDLIDGAPNEWEELYSPVRLKARGARDLISETANTFVQYLDWFYLEDEIAKDSLLPGEGTLTRHKGSPVALYCDQNNKIHAMSAVCPHLGGVVHWNQAEKTWDCPCHGSRFAATGEVLNGPAIEDLRPTEVTSSDEIQALNDSEKPKEVL from the coding sequence ATGTTCCATCTTCAGCAAAATACACGCTCTTACTGGCAAGAAATCGAGCCCCCCGTCACTTTACCGTTAAGTGCGGACCGGCACACCGATGTGTGTGTTGTCGGTGGTGGGATTGCCGGATCATTAAGTGCCTATATCTTGCTGAAGCATGGACATCAAGTCGTCATGATCGATAAAGAACCTTTTGGAGAAAACGAAACCGCACATACGAGCGCACATCTTTCTAACGTTTTGGACGAGGGTATTGACGAACTTATCAAACTTTTTGGCGTCGAGGGCGCAAAGAAAGCTGTGCAAAGCCATGCGGATGCGATTTCGTTGATTGAAAAGATCATCGAAGAAGAAGGCATCGATTGTGATTTTCGTAGAATCAAAGGTTATCTTTTTGAAAAACAAGAATCCCAAAAAACCTTAAACAAAGAATGGGCCGCCTCGCAAAAAATAGGTTTCGAGGGCATTCGCTTTTTGCACCGCAATCCTCTTTTTTCAGATTTAGGGCCCGCGATTGAATATCCCAACCAAGCACGCATCCATGCCCTTAAATTCTTACGCGGCTTATGGACAGCGATCGAACGCATGGGCGGAGAGATTTACACCCTCACTAAAGCCGTGGGTATTGGAGGCGGCGATAAACCGTTTATCAAAACCGCGCAGGGTTTTTTTGTCTATGCTAAAAACATCATCGTGGCGACTCATATCCCGATCCACGATCGATTTGTTTTTCCCACTAAAGATGCCGCCTATCGCAGCTATGTCATAGGCTTTGAAGTGCAAGCCGGAAGCTTTCCTGATTACTTGATGTGGGACACGCAAGATCCGTATCACTACGTCCGACTCATCCCCGGAACCTCGGAAGACAAAGACACGGTCTTAGTCGGTGGACAAGATCGCCGTGTGGGACAAGATAATAATCCGGAACAACGATTTTCCGATTTAGAAATCTGGGCGCGACATGCCCTTGATATGACAGTCCCGGTCTCAATGAAGTGGTCAGGCCAAATCATTGAACCCGTAGATGGACTTGCTTATATAGGGCGGAGCCCCGGGCAAGAACATATTTATATGTGCACCGGTGATTCCGGGCACGGGCTGACTCATGCGGCCATTGCCGCCATGATCTTTCGTGACCTTATCGATGGCGCTCCGAATGAATGGGAAGAACTTTATTCTCCGGTTCGTTTAAAAGCGCGGGGTGCTCGTGACCTTATTAGCGAAACCGCGAACACCTTTGTACAATATCTGGATTGGTTTTATCTGGAAGATGAAATTGCCAAAGACTCGCTTTTACCTGGCGAAGGAACATTGACCCGCCACAAAGGATCTCCGGTTGCTTTGTACTGCGATCAGAACAATAAAATTCACGCCATGAGTGCGGTGTGTCCTCACTTGGGTGGCGTTGTGCACTGGAACCAAGCCGAAAAAACGTGGGACTGCCCTTGTCACGGATCACGATTCGCTGCCACCGGCGAAGTTCTCAATGGCCCCGCCATTGAAGATTTACGCCCGACAGAAGTGACGTCTTCCGATGAAATTCAAGCCTTAAATGACTCTGAAAAACCTAAGGAGGTTTTATGA
- a CDS encoding type 1 glutamine amidotransferase domain-containing protein translates to MAQSLKGRKVAILATDGFEESELFDPKKALDEAGAQTTVVSLKKGEIKAWKDKNWGKSIAVDLSLDEADAEDFDALLLPGGVMNPDKLRNDEKAVAFAQSFVDDEKPIAAICHGPQLLIETGILSGRRVTSFPSVKTDIINAGGDWHDAEVITDNGLVTSRKPDDIPAFNKKMIEEFAEGRHTGRSADQSSHASQH, encoded by the coding sequence ATGGCACAATCATTAAAAGGACGAAAAGTCGCAATTCTCGCTACCGACGGATTTGAAGAATCCGAATTATTTGACCCCAAAAAAGCTCTGGATGAAGCCGGTGCGCAAACGACTGTGGTTTCGCTTAAAAAAGGCGAAATCAAAGCATGGAAAGATAAAAATTGGGGAAAATCTATTGCCGTCGATCTTTCCTTAGACGAAGCCGACGCCGAAGATTTTGACGCTCTTTTACTACCGGGAGGCGTGATGAATCCCGACAAACTTCGCAACGATGAAAAAGCGGTGGCGTTCGCGCAAAGCTTTGTGGATGATGAAAAACCCATCGCCGCTATTTGCCACGGACCACAGCTCCTTATCGAGACCGGAATTTTATCGGGTCGCCGTGTGACCTCGTTCCCGTCCGTTAAAACCGACATCATCAACGCCGGCGGAGACTGGCATGATGCCGAAGTCATAACCGATAATGGCCTGGTTACAAGTCGTAAACCTGATGACATTCCAGCATTTAATAAAAAAATGATTGAAGAGTTCGCCGAAGGACGCCACACCGGCAGATCGGCAGATCAATCTAGCCACGCTTCGCAACACTAG
- a CDS encoding BON domain-containing protein, with protein sequence MRNQRFDRERQNRNNQNQNRNNQDRDYGYSERNAGGRGDWYDRDPMDDRSGYRNETDEENYSSRRDSSDIRGYNDHYRYDQNYHNYYGSTNYNPDRERTTPSSYDSDRYSRGQGAYGTTSSGQASWDTGMHPQQRRSRQDYGRQESTRNERTSQGTSYGATQGSWSPSEETEKDNSYYGRGPKNFKRSDERIREEVCEMLTRHSGIDADEIDVEVKDGEVTLTGSVSERRMKHLAEDCAEQCFGVKDVTNNIRVKRSMDSEVSDRGDFGSGNRDRSVNTSSTKKSSSSGSTPGH encoded by the coding sequence ATGAGAAATCAAAGATTCGACCGAGAAAGACAAAACAGAAATAACCAAAACCAAAATCGCAACAACCAAGATCGGGACTATGGTTATAGCGAACGCAATGCTGGCGGACGTGGTGACTGGTATGACCGAGACCCAATGGACGATCGCTCTGGTTACCGGAACGAAACCGATGAGGAAAATTATTCTTCCCGCCGTGATTCGTCAGATATCCGAGGTTATAACGATCATTATCGTTACGATCAAAACTATCACAACTACTATGGTTCGACGAACTACAACCCAGATCGGGAACGCACGACGCCTTCGTCTTACGATTCAGACCGTTACAGCCGGGGCCAAGGTGCTTACGGCACGACAAGTTCAGGCCAAGCAAGCTGGGATACCGGCATGCATCCCCAACAACGTCGATCTCGCCAAGATTATGGACGTCAGGAATCAACTCGCAATGAAAGAACGTCCCAAGGAACATCTTATGGTGCGACCCAAGGATCATGGTCTCCGTCTGAAGAAACAGAAAAAGACAACAGCTATTACGGACGTGGTCCAAAAAACTTTAAACGTTCTGATGAACGCATCCGCGAAGAAGTTTGCGAAATGTTAACTCGCCACTCCGGAATCGATGCCGATGAAATTGATGTTGAAGTTAAAGACGGAGAAGTCACATTGACCGGAAGCGTCTCAGAACGTCGCATGAAACATCTTGCCGAGGATTGTGCGGAACAATGTTTTGGCGTCAAAGACGTGACTAACAACATCCGCGTAAAACGTTCGATGGATTCTGAAGTTTCTGATCGGGGTGATTTTGGGAGCGGCAATCGTGATCGATCTGTAAACACCAGCTCTACGAAAAAATCGTCAAGCTCGGGTTCAACACCGGGCCATTAA
- a CDS encoding BON domain-containing protein, which translates to MIKRLIIIFSLTLSSVGFAKTAEDQGRNARDTELTRSIREQIVADQNLSMRAKNITIISKNGLVTLKGAVATNQEQSRVEEIAKKSSGTKSVVNQTEVSTNY; encoded by the coding sequence ATGATCAAAAGGTTGATTATTATTTTCTCTCTGACTCTTTCATCTGTGGGTTTTGCTAAGACCGCCGAAGACCAAGGGCGTAATGCACGGGACACCGAATTAACACGGAGTATTCGTGAGCAAATCGTGGCGGATCAAAATCTTTCTATGCGTGCAAAAAACATTACCATTATTTCTAAAAACGGACTTGTGACTTTAAAAGGAGCCGTGGCTACCAATCAAGAGCAATCCCGGGTTGAGGAAATCGCGAAAAAATCATCAGGCACAAAAAGTGTCGTGAACCAAACAGAAGTTTCAACTAATTACTAG
- a CDS encoding DUF748 domain-containing protein: protein MKSKVFKSKKFRISLGIIVVLLIALRVALPEIIKKQLNDFLANFSQVYSFHVADVDLSILRGAYRLEGVEGRLKKVDQDFLKIEYVDISVSWRDLFRGHLRTDIFGQGVEFKGTQAFLQAIKDQSAASKKDAQELGNKVFPLRISRIDLRNSKATIEDVNGIPEELRLRLTNIDGRVSNVTATEREPNSFINLRAVLQDSATAVIVGEVDQKQAPAEYLFSLEMKGLDLISLNPFLQRRVPLTFKKGQGDVYAEIKGENGNLYGYVKPFVKDVEMMGDEGDFKGIKHWSLEVATAFSNFILKSPRDKSVATKFNFSYEADQFNWNLGEVLGKAFSHGFGEGLQPGLDDQFHMKTKAPIEKKSKENPKQP, encoded by the coding sequence ATGAAATCAAAAGTTTTCAAGTCAAAAAAGTTTCGCATCAGTTTGGGTATCATTGTCGTTTTATTGATTGCCTTGCGAGTCGCCCTTCCAGAAATTATTAAAAAACAACTCAATGATTTTTTAGCAAACTTTTCTCAAGTGTATTCGTTTCACGTGGCCGACGTGGACTTAAGCATTTTGCGTGGCGCATATCGCTTAGAAGGTGTGGAGGGGCGTCTAAAAAAAGTGGACCAAGATTTTTTGAAAATCGAGTACGTCGATATCTCGGTATCTTGGCGAGACCTCTTTCGCGGCCATCTAAGAACCGATATCTTTGGTCAAGGTGTTGAATTCAAAGGCACCCAGGCCTTTTTACAAGCTATTAAAGACCAAAGTGCGGCTTCTAAGAAAGATGCTCAAGAATTGGGAAATAAAGTCTTTCCATTGCGTATCTCTCGCATTGATTTAAGAAACTCTAAGGCCACTATTGAAGATGTCAACGGTATCCCGGAAGAGCTGCGCTTGCGCTTAACCAACATCGACGGTCGAGTTTCTAATGTGACGGCGACCGAAAGGGAACCGAACTCGTTTATAAACTTACGCGCGGTTTTACAAGATTCGGCCACGGCCGTTATCGTCGGGGAAGTTGATCAAAAACAGGCACCTGCAGAATATTTATTCTCATTAGAAATGAAAGGGCTGGACCTTATTTCGTTAAATCCATTTTTGCAGCGTCGTGTGCCTTTGACCTTTAAGAAGGGACAGGGGGATGTTTACGCCGAAATTAAAGGCGAAAACGGAAATCTGTACGGGTATGTAAAACCGTTTGTTAAAGATGTAGAGATGATGGGGGATGAGGGGGACTTTAAAGGTATTAAGCATTGGAGCCTTGAAGTCGCCACCGCATTTAGTAACTTCATCTTAAAAAGTCCCCGCGATAAGTCCGTCGCAACCAAGTTTAATTTTTCGTATGAAGCGGATCAGTTTAACTGGAATTTAGGCGAAGTCTTAGGAAAAGCATTTAGTCACGGTTTTGGCGAAGGTCTTCAGCCCGGATTGGACGATCAATTCCATATGAAGACCAAAGCCCCCATCGAAAAAAAATCTAAAGAAAATCCAAAACAACCATAG
- a CDS encoding CsbD family protein, which produces MLMHSNIPENQWNDVKGEIQKTWNKLNAAELEKTHGDVRAISSLVQKRYGLTSDVVDQKIDECIDRCGTAAGPASFRSSSASSAGPADLGSNVDPSSLSASINQTSSGNVHSRSFEAPEEGMDSAESLHASWNEGGDRVPDDFDLSRDSRMAEDVTTNEPKRYGSSEGPFNDSRSEAGQAGNSGRSQAFEGSAGISSRSETVSKSARNQEGSSVSRSQSRDRESDFAQNSRNSEDSSQEE; this is translated from the coding sequence ATGTTAATGCATTCGAATATTCCAGAAAATCAATGGAATGACGTTAAAGGCGAGATCCAAAAAACTTGGAATAAGCTCAATGCTGCCGAATTAGAAAAAACTCATGGTGATGTACGGGCTATTTCAAGCTTAGTACAGAAACGATACGGACTGACCAGCGATGTGGTCGATCAAAAAATTGATGAATGTATTGATCGTTGTGGTACGGCGGCCGGTCCGGCAAGTTTCAGATCATCATCGGCATCTAGTGCAGGCCCCGCTGATTTAGGATCCAATGTTGATCCTTCATCGCTTTCTGCATCTATTAACCAAACAAGCTCTGGAAACGTTCACAGCCGGTCTTTTGAGGCACCGGAAGAGGGAATGGATTCCGCCGAGAGCTTGCATGCTTCTTGGAATGAAGGTGGCGATAGAGTCCCTGATGACTTTGATCTAAGCCGAGATTCAAGAATGGCTGAGGATGTAACAACGAATGAACCAAAACGTTATGGTTCGTCAGAAGGGCCGTTCAATGACTCTAGATCCGAAGCGGGACAAGCCGGAAATTCCGGTCGATCCCAAGCCTTTGAAGGATCAGCCGGAATTTCCAGCCGATCCGAAACCGTTTCAAAATCAGCGCGAAATCAAGAAGGATCCAGTGTCTCGCGATCCCAATCACGAGATAGAGAATCCGACTTCGCGCAAAACTCCCGAAATTCCGAAGATTCCTCCCAAGAAGAATAA
- a CDS encoding helix-turn-helix domain-containing protein, giving the protein MSASIKPISTPVKRDIDNPNDIAQFVRARRTQEGIRIDDAAKLCGVSVETLSKIETAKAGVNVDSLFKVLNGLGIKIVVKPW; this is encoded by the coding sequence ATGTCCGCCTCAATTAAGCCCATAAGCACCCCGGTAAAACGAGATATAGACAACCCCAATGATATTGCCCAATTTGTAAGAGCAAGGCGCACCCAGGAGGGAATTCGAATCGATGATGCGGCTAAGCTGTGCGGCGTTTCCGTCGAAACCCTTTCAAAAATCGAAACGGCGAAAGCTGGCGTGAATGTGGATAGTCTATTTAAAGTATTAAACGGTTTGGGAATTAAGATAGTGGTTAAGCCATGGTAA
- a CDS encoding HipA domain-containing protein, which produces MVNTKSGIPPHLGIIYEGKEVGELSFDLVSEKFQLFYLPSWLKEGFALSPHLPLFAEFPAENIKKFLENLLPEEDGLTKFAELLRISKSNIFGLLQAMGQDTTGAFSFTAGDSAPPTSFRAISKEELTERVLNRANKPIAMWDGKPRLSLAGVQEKLGITIKQGEYGFGEGKLASTHILKFSKKGQNLVLNEFFCMKLAKAVGLPVAEVEIVNFGERVLQVERFDRRWKSDEHVARMHVIDGCQALNVSPSFKYQRMIPVGPHKDSYLSPINVENLSKFNQSCRVPAKAQLQLLRWILFNLIIGNVDNHGKNISYFVTQKGYEIAPAYDLVSVTMYADFNQEMAFKVGDAFNLGDVGAFQLAEMAQEMNLPPALITTQLKKLCSAILKNVDDIVISDLNSEESNFMATLKDSIKIRIEHFSQQASLIKSISKSL; this is translated from the coding sequence ATGGTAAATACAAAATCCGGAATCCCGCCACATTTAGGTATTATTTACGAAGGCAAAGAGGTCGGGGAACTCTCTTTTGATTTAGTCTCTGAAAAATTCCAACTTTTTTATCTCCCGTCATGGTTAAAAGAGGGATTTGCATTATCACCACATTTGCCGTTATTTGCAGAATTTCCAGCAGAAAATATAAAAAAATTTTTAGAAAATCTTCTCCCGGAAGAGGATGGATTAACAAAGTTTGCAGAGCTGCTTCGTATCTCAAAATCAAATATTTTTGGTCTGCTTCAAGCAATGGGTCAGGACACGACGGGGGCATTTTCATTTACTGCAGGGGACAGCGCACCCCCGACGTCCTTCCGAGCTATTTCAAAAGAAGAACTCACCGAAAGAGTGTTAAATCGAGCAAATAAACCGATAGCGATGTGGGATGGTAAACCCAGATTGTCTTTGGCGGGAGTTCAAGAAAAACTTGGAATTACCATTAAACAAGGAGAATACGGTTTCGGTGAAGGCAAGCTTGCCTCCACGCATATTTTAAAGTTCAGTAAAAAGGGTCAAAATCTTGTGCTTAATGAATTCTTCTGCATGAAGCTTGCTAAAGCAGTGGGGTTGCCAGTGGCCGAGGTTGAAATTGTTAATTTTGGCGAACGTGTTCTTCAAGTAGAACGATTTGACCGTCGGTGGAAATCTGATGAACATGTGGCGCGCATGCATGTCATTGATGGATGTCAGGCTTTAAATGTTTCCCCAAGTTTTAAATACCAACGGATGATTCCGGTCGGTCCGCACAAAGATTCTTACCTAAGTCCTATCAATGTAGAGAATTTATCCAAATTTAATCAGTCATGCCGCGTACCCGCAAAAGCTCAACTGCAACTGTTACGATGGATATTGTTTAACCTAATTATCGGGAATGTCGATAATCACGGCAAAAATATTTCTTATTTTGTAACTCAAAAAGGATATGAAATTGCACCGGCATATGATCTCGTAAGCGTGACAATGTATGCAGATTTTAACCAAGAGATGGCCTTCAAAGTTGGCGATGCATTTAACTTAGGGGACGTTGGTGCTTTCCAATTAGCTGAGATGGCTCAAGAAATGAATCTTCCGCCGGCGTTGATCACAACCCAATTAAAAAAACTCTGTTCGGCAATTTTAAAGAATGTCGATGACATAGTGATTTCTGATCTTAATAGTGAGGAGTCAAACTTTATGGCCACTCTCAAAGACAGCATTAAAATAAGAATCGAACATTTTTCTCAACAAGCATCACTGATCAAGTCTATATCAAAAAGTCTTTAG
- a CDS encoding DMT family transporter gives MALGSLLLLLSAFLHASWNALAKSARDKESYLFITMFFSGFLSLASVLVVFPPEPFSHPEVFWFAVASGVFEGLYLFSLAKTLKSSSLGVSYAIMRGGAMVVVWLISLSFLGEVATVGEISGAALVLLGIVAMNAEAFLRVIKKSSVTVHPSQLLSVWPFLSAVFIAGYHVCYHQALDHGAEPRSLFTLSVFVSLPLVFWGVATPRIQNTLATLKNETSSVLATSVISTLSFVIFLYGLKASAPGFAISLRNSSIFFALVFSFFLKENLSRAQIMGATVIASGAILLSIS, from the coding sequence ATGGCCTTAGGTTCGTTATTACTTCTTTTATCCGCGTTTTTACATGCCAGCTGGAATGCCTTGGCAAAATCTGCCCGCGATAAAGAAAGTTACCTGTTTATCACCATGTTTTTCAGTGGTTTTTTAAGCCTGGCTTCGGTTTTAGTGGTTTTTCCTCCAGAACCCTTTTCCCACCCCGAAGTTTTTTGGTTTGCCGTGGCTTCGGGTGTCTTTGAGGGATTGTATTTATTTTCGCTCGCTAAAACTTTAAAGAGCTCTTCCCTGGGGGTTTCTTACGCCATCATGCGCGGGGGCGCGATGGTGGTGGTGTGGCTGATCTCGCTCAGTTTTTTAGGCGAGGTTGCGACCGTGGGAGAAATTTCCGGTGCTGCTTTAGTCCTTTTAGGCATTGTCGCGATGAATGCCGAAGCCTTCTTGCGAGTGATTAAAAAATCCTCGGTGACGGTCCACCCTTCACAGCTTTTAAGTGTTTGGCCTTTTTTAAGTGCGGTTTTTATCGCCGGTTATCATGTGTGCTATCACCAAGCTTTGGATCATGGCGCAGAGCCTCGGTCACTTTTTACTCTTTCTGTTTTTGTCTCGTTGCCTTTGGTTTTCTGGGGCGTGGCGACCCCACGTATTCAGAATACGCTGGCGACTTTGAAAAATGAAACCTCGTCGGTGCTGGCGACTTCCGTCATCTCGACATTGTCGTTTGTGATTTTTCTTTATGGGCTTAAGGCCTCAGCCCCGGGTTTCGCGATTTCGTTGCGCAATTCTTCGATCTTTTTTGCCTTGGTGTTTTCCTTCTTTTTAAAAGAAAACTTGAGCCGTGCCCAGATCATGGGTGCGACAGTGATCGCTTCCGGAGCAATCCTGCTGAGCATTTCCTAG
- the queA gene encoding tRNA preQ1(34) S-adenosylmethionine ribosyltransferase-isomerase QueA, whose translation MKITDLDFAYPEELIATEPQRPSRVMWVEKDGTPAEISFQDLLQKIPAGDVLVVNNTRVLKRRVFADDLEILFLKHINATDWEVLFPSKKLKIGAVLNLPQGVQMTLIEKGRPQKVRLSQEVGEEYFQQVAELPLPPYIQKARDQRHTVDADESWYQTAWAQKPGSFAAPTASLHFTDQDMQSLKSKGVQILEVTLHVGLGTFLPVTAEDLDQHDMHEEYVEISASAWQAILAARKAGHKVWSLGTTTTRSLESAGQGVLQGSAETGFQGFTKILIQPGYEFRVVDRLLTNFHQPQSTLLALVSGFSSLGTVKACYQWAIERKFRLFSYGDLTCWTR comes from the coding sequence ATGAAAATAACCGATCTGGATTTCGCCTATCCTGAAGAATTGATTGCCACGGAGCCTCAACGTCCGTCGCGTGTGATGTGGGTTGAAAAAGATGGCACGCCTGCAGAAATCAGCTTTCAAGATCTATTGCAAAAAATCCCCGCGGGCGATGTGCTCGTAGTTAATAACACCCGGGTTTTAAAACGCCGCGTGTTTGCGGATGATTTAGAGATCTTATTTTTAAAACACATCAATGCCACAGATTGGGAAGTTCTATTTCCCTCGAAAAAATTAAAAATCGGTGCCGTTTTAAATTTGCCCCAAGGCGTGCAAATGACCTTGATCGAAAAAGGCCGCCCGCAAAAAGTACGTCTGAGCCAAGAGGTCGGCGAGGAGTACTTTCAACAAGTCGCCGAGTTGCCACTCCCTCCTTACATTCAGAAAGCTCGTGATCAGCGTCACACCGTGGATGCCGATGAGTCTTGGTACCAAACCGCTTGGGCTCAAAAGCCGGGCAGTTTTGCCGCTCCCACCGCCAGTCTTCACTTTACGGATCAGGATATGCAAAGCCTTAAATCGAAAGGTGTGCAGATCTTAGAGGTGACCTTGCATGTGGGTTTAGGAACTTTCTTGCCGGTCACGGCTGAAGATTTAGATCAACACGATATGCACGAAGAATACGTGGAAATTTCAGCTTCCGCGTGGCAGGCGATCCTGGCGGCCCGCAAAGCCGGGCATAAGGTGTGGTCCTTAGGCACCACAACCACTCGGTCGTTGGAAAGTGCCGGGCAGGGAGTTTTGCAGGGGTCCGCCGAAACCGGTTTTCAAGGGTTCACTAAGATTTTAATCCAGCCTGGCTATGAATTTCGTGTGGTGGACCGCCTTTTAACGAACTTCCATCAGCCCCAATCGACCCTATTGGCTTTGGTGTCTGGATTTTCTTCTTTAGGCACAGTCAAAGCTTGCTATCAGTGGGCGATTGAGCGAAAGTTCCGGCTCTTTTCATATGGAGATCTCACTTGTTGGACGCGGTAA